atttggaaccagtctgtagttccatgtccagttctaactgttgcttcctgacctgcacacaaatttctcaagaggcagatcaggtggtctggtattcccatctctttcagaattttccagtttattgtgatgcacacagtcaaaggatttggcatagtcaataaagcagaaatagatgtttttctggaactctcttgctttttccatgatccagaggatgttggcaatttgatctctggttcctctgccttttctaaaaccagcttgaacatcaggaagttcacggttcacatattgctgaaacctggcttggagaattttgagcattactttactagtgtgtgagatgattgcaattgtgtggtagtttgagcattctttggcattgcctttatttgggattggaatgaaaactgatcttttccagtcctgtggccactgctgagttttccaaatttgctggcatattgagggcagcactttcacagcatcatctttcaggatttggaagagctcaactggaattccatcacctccactagctttattcgtagtgatgctttctaagacccacttgacttcacattccaggatgtctggctctagttgagtgatcacaccatcgtgattatctgggtcgtgaagatctttttcgtacagttcttctgtgtattcttgccatctcttcttacaTATAtgtaagaatacatatatatttgcaaCATATACAAATAATGTTAAGGAAAGTCTCTAGAGTTTGGAGAGACAAACATTTGCTTGGTATTTCAAGTCTACATGGTGCTAACAATGCCCTACTAGACTAGCAAGATTCTTTAagcttttaatatttgcaaatcaaattTATTATGGTTAATGTATTTTGTCAGTTTTACTTCTATAAGAGGTAATGACTATGCAGAAGAACATTTATTAATGGAAATACTTTCAACACAAAGAACACTTAAAACCTTCTATCTGTGGTTTAAGACACAAATGAAATTCTTATATTAAGACACTTTTATTCAGTTAACCTCATTCTGTGTAATCAAATTATAAACATTCAGTGTCAAGAACTATGTCTTGCATGTACTCTTCTACAACTTGAAGTTTTTAGATTTGTTGCAATAGTGAGTGAAAAACAAGCACCATTCTCTTTTCAGCGATTTGCTGAATATACAGAATTTATCCTACGGGACTTCCCATATTTcccttccagtggttaagatttcgccttccaatgcagggcgtgtgggttcaatctctgattgaggagctaaaatcccacatgcctcctggcaaaaatccaaaacataaaacagaaacaatattgcaacaaattcaataaatattttaaaaatgattctcaTGAAtaataatctttaatttttttaacaaataatttaTCCTAGATCTTGTAGGTCTTGCTCTCCTTTGGACATTCTTCTATCTAGACTTGTATGAGCCACATGGGAAacttaaattactttaaaagcaatatatatttttttaacttttatcacTCTTTTCTTGATTCTTCCCTTCATCAGAAACCCCATCTACCATATCCTGTAGAAACATGACTTTAAATCAGGGTGTCAAAGGtgtttgaaataatttgaaagaTTACctcaataccagaccacctgatctgcctcttgagaaatctgtatgcaggtcaggaagcaacagttagaactggacatggaactacagactggttccaaataggaaaaggattacatcaaggctgtatattgtcaccctgcttatttaacttatatgcagagtagatcatgagaaacactggactggaagaaacacaagctggaatcaagattgccgagagaaatatcaataacctcagatatgcagatgacaccacccttatggcagaaagtgaagaggaactaaaaagcctcttgatgaaagtgaaagtggagagtgaaaaagttggcttaaagcccaacattcagaaaatgaagatcattgcatccagtcccaccacttcatgggaaatagatggagaaacagtgaaaacagtgtcagactttatttttggggctccaaaatcactacagatggtgactgcagccatgaaattaaaagacgcttcctccttggaaggaaagttatgaccaacctagatagcatattcaaaagcagagacattactttgccaacaaaggtccgtctagtcaaggctatgatttttccagtagtcatgtatggatgtgagagttggactgtgaagaaagttgagcaccaaagatttgatgcttttgaactgtggtgttggagaagactcttgagagtcccttggactgcaaggagatcaaccagtccattctgaaggagatcagccctgggatttctttggaatgaatgatgctaaagctgaaactccagtactttggccacctcatgcgaagagctgactcattggaaaagagtcttatgctgggagggattgggggcaggaggagaaggggacgacagaggatgagatggctggatggcattaacgacttgatggacgtgagtttgtgtaaactctgggagttggtgatggacagggaggcctggagtgctgcaattcatggggttgcaaagagtcggacatgactgagtgactgaactgaactgaaaaaccaaAATCTTTAAGTACTCTTCTATATAATGAGGGTGAGTTGAGCAAAAACGTGCAAAAAAATTCTCAGATGTTCTAATTTTTTCTAATAATGACATCATTTTTCAGGCAGAGCTAGTGATAAAAGCAAAACCTGCAATTCTAAGCCCATATTTCTGGTTGTTTTCAAATTATCTGCATTGAATTTTCTGTGGCCAAATCATCATGTATGACTTTCTGCGAGCTTTCTAAGTGTGATGGAGAAACCAGGATGCCTTTTTCCAGAGATTTTTCCCCTTATGTTGCTTACTTCAGTTTGTCTGTGAGAGGTACTGGTACAAAAGTCGGAAATTGGAAGAGAAGCAGTGGCTATTATTCTCCAGAAGTATCTGTGGCCAGACAGGTGAGCAGAGGCAAGATCCATGTCAATTCTTAGTAAGGGAGAACTACAAACTTTACTGCTAAGGCTGTTAATAAGTAATTTCTCAGAATTTACTGAGAGCTACTGCCTTTTCCCACAAGATTTCCTGAACCACTCTACACGGCTGCAATCCGAGATCTTTCATATTAGTTTTCTCAATATGACTCTAGCCAACATAAGCACACTGGTTTTCCTAACTTTTAAAAACTCAGGTTGAGTCTTGGAACCTGTTGCATTAAAATAAACTAGTAAACTAATTTGGAATTGAGATGGACTTGTAAATGAACAACCAGATGATCAATGGTGTTgtatcattctctttctctttagcGACACTTTCTGTTGCTTCCACTGCTTTGGAGAATAGGAAGTGATCAGTAGAGTCACCAAGATACAGAGGAGCAACCCCTTTCAATCAAATTCCTTCTGGTAGACAATTATTTCAAAGGACATTATGAGACAAtagatttttttcagtgaatggcattttaaaatgtggtatGTGCTGATTTTTCAACTGGTTGTTATAAGTGATTCAGTACTGATGAAGGTTCCTCAGAGTAACAATACCAAGGCCTAAGAATAGGAGACAGTATACAAgctgtggggcggggggggggggggaacacCCTAGAGATTCTGCTAAATTATAtcagaaaaaggaatgaactaaGGATGCAAGCATCAGCTTGCGTCAACCTCAAAACCTTTATGATGAGTAAGTGAAGCTTACagtacatactttttaaaaaaaaaaaaataagaagttaCAAAAAGCTATAACTCATTTATAGTGATTTAAATGATGTTAATggtggaatggggtggggtgATGGCTGTGAAGCAGCAAAGGGAATTCCTAGCAAGATGTAAATGATCTCTATTTTTATTGTTGCATGGGTCTCAATATTTGTTCAAATCCactgattttatatatacactatcatgtataaaatagctagcaggaagctgctgtataacacagggagctcattcagtgctctgtgatgaccaagaggagtaggatggggtggctcaggagggagggcttATAGGTATATGTAAGCTCTTTTGTGTAACAGAAACtcacacaatactgtaaagcaattagatgccaattaaaaaatctaaaatgaaagTGTGTGCTTGTATGTATGGTGTACTTAATAAATTTGATTAAATTGATATAGTAGCATGGCTTAGGATATTTATAAtttacaaatgtttttaaaatatgtagaaaGATCCCAAAATCCAGATATAAATCAGTTACCTTGAATTTGTTTCACAGCTTACTATCATTGTAGGAGTAAGACTATATTGTTATATTGAATATAAGCAATTTTAACCAAAGCATGGAGTTTAATTACTTTTatacaaaataatgataatttatacaaatattgataccatattttaaaatattttagctcTCTAGGTGAAACTTATTTAGTAGAATCTCAGttctgctggggtccagccctggtggatccagggaaactCGAAAGAGAGATGGCATCAGCTTcgatcaggaaacaactgatAGATTAAATATTAACTAGAGGCTTATAGAGTGGTTAagtgaggatagctcagcagggaaattcagtggagaaaagaggctgaataacttggtttatgtggaaaaccaataaaacttcaagacaagaagtttgcaccacccacgtaggccacaggcgtcttCCCGTTCTCCCGAGGGaaaggagacactaaggcctccccggtcagatcttagaagcccaggcaaaattagtaggcttggcgGGCCTCCGctctccagatgggaattcagccagaaggtgaaataCAGAATTACataaggagaccagtctttcgaggaacttatcccattttttattttccagggtctgtttttatacactgagatgttatacaaaagtcacgtagggtcagcagtcctgacttttattaaagtcaggtgcttcatacaaatgtatacagaggtcttaggggtgttacatcatcttctggccaaggggcctgctgacaatttatgaccctctccttgtgacagcagtcagtcaaccagaacacttatttttcCAGGGGTGATTATctttaaaacagacgccaccttccaaaggtaccagataaagttacattcctatagggtgagggtgcagtgggttttaattaaggaaagaatttgcttagcctaaggtctaatgtgattaatatcaaagattaatacttatttcttctatgtattcattaatgtgtataagggcaggggatgtggagacttagcaacaaacattggctcaacaaatgaaaaacccttcaccaatacaatttctaatcagcccactggACTACAGTAATAATTTCCTAACTTCTCAAAATAATCTGTTTTTAGAAAGTTTagagcatctcgtgcctctcacagttgggaagCTGTGaataatcacatgtggccggacaagcctgtcaggcaggctagagaaccttcagaggagtttgtaggttgaaagactcttgtcacgcccaggaatttttattaaatggagccctaagttaactctttttcagagagaggtggtgggggacagccccccgtaaagtcagaggtgtaggtgagagcacaaagcagtaaagtatgcagactctggttttgggggtagatgctcgagaatttccagggggactcctgaggctcgatcccagctttgcgtatgctgagcctccttcctcatgacatttgccatgggcggagttcttcacgctggctcccggcacagtTCCTTTATGCCTCTGGTTACagttcttttgaaatatttattcctTATTCATCTTTCAAGGTTgaaatcaataaacatttttcataGAAGGGCATTTTGATCTTTAAAATTAATCTGATTTCTACCTGATTTCCATCACAATGTCAATTATGTAAGGTAATAATgatcagcggagaaggcaatggcaccccactccagtactcttgcctggaaaatcccatggatggagaagcctggtaggctgcagtccaaggggtcgctaggagttggacaggactgagtgacttcactttcacttttcactttcatgcattggagaaggaaatggcaacccactccagtgttcttgcctggagaatcccagggacgggggagcctggtgggctgccgtctatggggtcgcacagagtcggacacgactgaagcaacttagcagcagcagcagcagcagcaataatgatCAGGGTTTGAGTTTGTCTCACATTTTTAGCAGAACAAAATATTAAGAGCAGATgcagtttgatgcatgatactggttgcttggggctggtgcactgggacaacccagagggatggtatagggaaggaggagggaggggagttcgggatggggaatacatgtatacctgtggtggattcatgctgatgtatggcaaaaccaatacaatattttaaagtaattaacctccaattaaaataaatttatatttaagaaaataaaagaaaaatacaccatAAAAAAAAGAGCAGATGCAATGCTTATCAATTAGCACAGATGTTGAAGTAGTTAagacaaaatcaatacaatattgtaaagtaaaaataaaaaataaaacacttgttcaaacaaaaaataagaatatacagTAAAGTTCATTTTTAGAAAGCAGTCAGCACATGATAACATCATTGATGAGAAGAGATATTTCTAGTCAGAGGTAGAATTTAATCTTCTGCATGGAAGAAAGCAGTTTactattaaagaataaaattatctactcagaaagaaaaaaaaatgcagagattCATAAGGTTGAGTAAACCCAATGTGAAACGAATCAATGAGCAGAGAAATGTCATAGCTATGAACTGCTGAATTGAAAACTGTTTTCAATTCCTTCATTCATACTTCAACAACATCTTACTGATATCTACATTTTTGCTCATTGTTTTGAAAATAACAAAACCTGTGAAGCACATCTTTGAGAGCTTCTTTCACCTGCTGGTTCCTTAAGGTGTAAATGAAGGGGTTTAGTAAAGGACCAACAGAGGTGCTGAGCACAGCTACAACTTTAGTTAAAGTCACACTTTTCTTAGCTGATGATTtcatatatgtaaaaatacaaCTCCCATAAGTGATAGACCCAACAACCATGTGTGAGTAACAGGTGGAAAAGGCTTTTGTTGGTACTTGAACAGAAGGGAATTTTAGAATGAGTTTTTAAGATGTATGTGTAGGAGAGGACCACCAACAACAGAGTGACTATAAGTGTCACCACAACTAAGACAAAAGCCATCAATTCTGggatatgtgtgtctgtgtcagAGAGCTGAAGGATAGGGGAAGTGTCACAGAGGAACTGGTCAATTATTTTGGAAGCATAGAAACCCAGCTTAAGTTCTAAGACCAAAGGAGGAAATATAATTAGGAAGCCAGTTATCCAAGAGCTGAGTATAAACTGATGGCACACTTTTCTATTCATAATGATTGGGTAATACAATGGCTTACAGATGGCAGCATAGCAGTCATAGGATATGGCAGCCAAAAGATAAAATTCTGTAGCTcctaatagaagaaaaaataacaattGTGTTACACAGCCACTGTAAGAAATAGTTTTGTCTCCAGTCAAAAGGCTGATCAAGAATTTTGGAATGCAGGCAGTTGTGAATGAAATctccaagaaagagaaatttcgAAGGAAGAAATACATTGGAGTCCTGAGACAGAGATCCAGAAAGGTGAGGAGGATAATGATTAAATTCCCCCTTACACTCAGGATGTAGttgaaaaatagaaacaggaAAATCACAATTTGCAATTGTGGGTCATCTGTCAGTCCTAGGAGTAGGAAGTCTATTTCCACTGAATGGTTCTTCATTTCCCCCCTCTTATCAAagctaaaggaaacaaaaactaagTTACAAGTTAGAAAAGAGTTTTCTTCATTCTCAGCCATAGAATGTTCCATATTCAGAAACATACCtctgtgcaaatattttctcaagtctACTTTGATTCCATCAAAATGAATATGTTGGTCAATGTCAATCACTTATATAAATATGAGATTTTCTCCTTGACAGAAGTCCTACTTACCATTAATAGAAGactaaattatttgaaatttttctctgCAATTCAGTGTCAATCATTGAGCCACCTTTGAAAGACCTTATCCtaacatattatttatatgttcatattttctgttttctgaatctAGAAAATATCtcatcatttttatatcttttatccatttctatttctttcttatgtATTTTGTTATTAACTTCTTTCAGTTATTTTCTAAACAGTCTTCCCTATTGGGTcacaagtaaagaatccacctaccaatgcaggagactcaagagacactggtttgatccctgggtggggacgatcccctggaggatgaaatggcaactcactccagtattcttgctaggaaaatctcatggacagaggacccttgcgggttacagcccatggggtcgcagagactcagacatgactgagcacagagagTGCATTTTCTTTACCTCCATTTGCTTGTCTCTCCATATACTTTATtaacagggcttccttggtgactcagcccataaagaatctgcctgcaacagaggagacctgggttccatccctgggtcaggaagatccccaggagaagggaatggagactcactccagtattcttgcctgggaaattccatagacagaggaacatggccGACTACACTCCAGGGGATaccaaacagtcggacacgagtgagtgactaacactctaaATTCCGCATGAGAAAATTCTCAGTCATTAACAATCTCTTAAATCTATATGACtaaggaaaaaatacagaaaaactaaaattagtatttctatattttaatcttgcttttattttattcagtttataATAAACTTATATTACTTTCCTTAATAGTCTGCAGGTACATTAAGAAGCcttatatattcatttgtatataaaatgctttttaagtACAATTTTTCTCACTGACTGGTGCTACAGCAgtatttcatgtgtgtgtgcgtatgtgtgtgtgtgtgtaagttgctcagttgtgtctgattctttgcaaccccatggactgtagcctgccatgatccactgtccatggaattctccaggagagaatattggagtgggttgttattttcttctccaggcgatcttcacaaggcagggatggaacccgggctcctgcattgtaggcagattctttaccatgtgagccccAGTGAAGCACACAGCAATGTTTCATAGTCAttaattaaaatgtctttttttaactATATTATTTATACTAGAGACTTTTTCTTGACTAGTTTTTATAACTGGCAGGCATTATTCaaaaaactttctttttcttttttcctattttaaaataaaagctattattcagttcagttcagtcactcagtcgtgtcagactctttgagaccccacggactgcagcagaccaggcctccctgtccagcaccaactcctgaagtttactcaaacttatgtgcattgagtcagtgatgccctccaatcacttcatcctctgtcgtccccttctcccgcctgcaatctttcccagcattagggtcttttcaaatgagtcagttcttcgcatcagatggccaaagtattggagtttcagcttcagcatcagtctttccaatgattattcaggactgatttcctttaggatggactggttagatctccttgcagtccaagggatgctcaagagtcttctccaacaccacagttcaaaagcatcaatccttcagtgctcagctttctttatagttcaactctcacatccttatatgactactggaaaaaccatagccttgactagatggacttttgctgacaaagtaatgtctctgctttttaatatgctgtctagattggtcataacttttctttcaagctgctgctgctgctaagtcgcttcagtcatgtccaactccgtgcgaccccatagacggcagcccaccaggctcctccatccctgggattctccaggaaagaatactggagtgggttgccatttctttctccagtgcatggaagtgaaagtgaagtcactcagtcgtgtccgactcttagcgaccccatggactgcagcctaccaggctcctccgtccatgggattttccaggtaggagtactggagtggggtgccattgccttctctggaggtaGGGCAGGGTGATATGAATTGGGAgaggattgacacatatacactaccatatatcaaacagagagctagtgggaagctactgtatagcacaactTGGtaccctgtgatgacctagagaggtgggatggggacagTGGGAGGGTGGCTTAAGGAacagaggatatatgtatacatgtagttgattcacttctttgtacagcagaaattaacacaaaattgtaaaggaattatactttaatgcaaataaaataagCCCCCAATAGAAGGCATTTTTCATCTGTAATTGAAATATTTGTAATGTTAAAAGTTCCTTTATAGGTACCGACAACTAGTTTCTATGGAAAATGCTTTAAACAATGATTTTTAAACTAAACATACTCTAATTTGAGCAATAACAATAATGGTTAATCTCTGCTACAATTAGTTTTAATTTCATTGGATAGTGTATGCACAAATAAACTGTTACCAAAAAAtactcttacaaaaaaaaaaaaaaagcacctactTATGAAGAATCTCAAGAAATTCCTGctgtctcttcatttctgaagcCAAAATTTAACATTTAAGCTTTgtcaaattggaaaattctgGGTCAGAACTTAGGTGTTTAGCTCAGAGCACTGAAATCTTATTCCCTAAGAAACACAATGAATCCACCATTTCtcaaaaaataagtgaaacaagGTTTGAATAATCTCATCCCTTATTTTGGTTAAGATTTCCTGCCTTAACTGTGGACAATCATAGATTACATCTTATTTGTAGTGTTAATCATCATCCAGAGCCCTCAACATTTGCATACAGTTTTGAGTATGcggtaaaagaaaagaaagaaaattcataaTCATACCAGAGGGAGATTCAGAGAACAGAAGCcatgaaaataacagaaataaaaagaaactcaagAATATCCATACATATTTACCTTACAGtttgaaaataatgagaaataatTTCAATAAAGAGCTAATTACCAATGTAAAATAATTGGTATGAAGAGTCCAAGGAATACTTAGCCAATAATTAGAAGTAGAGGAATAAAGGTTCATGAGAGAAGACAATATGAAACAttgaagggaacagctacccactccagtattctggcctggagaatgccatggactgtattccaaggggtcacagagttggacaggactgactgactttcacttcacttcacttcacagtggTTATCAGGAATTTATAGACCAGTGGGGATGAGATTCTTTAGAAGGagaaatttcagaggaaaaaatatagtaaaatgttTAGGAAAAAATTCAGCAGGATCAAGAGGATAACCTCACAGTCATAGTCTACATTATTACTCTTGCAaaatagaaacaggaaaataacaATTTACAGTATGGTGAATCTGTCAGTCTAAGCTGAATGAACTCTATCTCCAGTCATTGGTTCtcaattttcttttatgtatttactGAAACCACATGATAACTAGTGAAAGGTAATATTAAATTGACAAGCAAAGAAAGAAACTTTTTCAGAATCCTATTCATGAGCACCTATTTTTTCTGCATAAGTATCATATGATACAGTCATGTAGCAAACTGCTTTTGAGATCATGATATTATAAGACTTCTTTCctgttaaataatttgtttagtTCCTATTTgtcaaaacacatttttaaaaatatttccagtgtGACTCCTACAATATGAATGTTTTAAAGAATCAAGGTGTATGACTTTTGAATTATACTTTCTCATGATATTAAAAGAATAGTTGTAATATATtctaaagagcttccctggtagcttagttgataaagaatctgcctccaatgcagaagacctgagttcaattcttgggtcaggaagatcccctggagaaggaaatggcaacccactccatcattcttgcccagagaatcctatggacagaggagcctggcaggctacagtccatggggtcgcgatagtcagacacaacttagtgactaaaccaccaccaatataTTCTAAAtgtttgtggctcagctggtaaagtatctgcctgcaatgcaggagacctgggttcgatccctgggttgggaagatcccctggcgaagggaaaggctagccactccagaattctggcctggaaaattcccatggactctagtccatgggggcacaaagagtcctACTTTCTCTTAAGAAGCTCTACCTAAATTTGACAAGCTGTGCTACATATTCAAgacaattaaaaacaacaataatactaTTAAACTACTGAGGAATCAGAATTCAGAGGTCAGTGCTAATGGGAAGTGATATATCATAGACTATTAGAAGCAGTAAAGATTGAGAGTATAACTTTAATCTTCCTGGAACTGGGAAGAGAAGAGTGGGAGTGAGGATGCCTGTTCAATAATGCTAGGTCCTTATTAGTAGTGTGAGTGTATCTTTTATGGCAAGTAactattgaaaatatttaaatgaagcaTTTCAGAGTACTCTAATGAAAAATTAATGGCTTAACTGGAAGGCGATGTATTTTTAACCAAACTCTATCTTGGTTAACACATAACAGAATCATAACTTGAGAATATTGAGATTCTTAAGCTTTTCCTATGTTAGACAGTCTCAATATGgaacatgcatacatatatataccatatatatatatatatatatattattttcacttaCATGCTCTTAAAACTTACAGAAGTTATATAATGCTCcatgatcattatatctatttTCTCAAAATGGAAGATGTAGATATACAAATAATCAAGAGAAAATGCAATTATTTTACTCTTTCAAAAACACTATTTATGAGTGAAATTTCTTTTAATGTTCACCTCATTACCAAGCTGAACAGAAATCTGTAAAATAATCCAATCAAttacataatatatgtatatttctccCTGACTACATTTTATTCTATTCTTTTAGATAGTATTCAAATCATGACCCATAGGTAAagtaaaaaagaagtaaaaaatatattatggTTTAATGCTTATATGTTTCTGGCAAAAAATCATGAAACATACTGTGTACCtgtgaaaattttttaattaattaatttattttaattggctaattactctacaatattgtggtggtttttgccatagactgacatgaatcagcctctgtgaaaatgttttaatcatatttcatattttaaaattttggtcaAACATAGAAATTCCTTTGATGAATAAAATCCAGATTATTACCAACAAAGGTATAATAGGAATATTAAGTATAGGAATTTCAAAATTACTTAAGGAAGGAAAAATTCAGCTTATTCTACTAATTTGGTTTCATTGTTAGGACATATCGGCATATATTTCTATGTCCATATGTATGACACTCTGAAGGAATGAATACATTTTGTTAGCATTGTTCTCTttcatttaacagatatttaCAATCACTCTCCAATTAGCTTCAGAAGTGTTGCAAGTTATTGAAGGGGGTGCTTACTGGGTATGTAAacat
This window of the Bos taurus isolate L1 Dominette 01449 registration number 42190680 breed Hereford chromosome 5, ARS-UCD2.0, whole genome shotgun sequence genome carries:
- the LOC788274 gene encoding LOW QUALITY PROTEIN: olfactory receptor 6C6 (The sequence of the model RefSeq protein was modified relative to this genomic sequence to represent the inferred CDS: deleted 1 base in 1 codon); translated protein: MFLNMEHSMAENEENSFLTCNLVFVSFSFDKRGEMKNHSVEIDFLLLGLTDDPQLQIVIFLFLFFNYILSVRGNLIIILLTFLDLCLRTPMYFFLRNFSFLEISFTTACIPKFLISLLTGDKTISYSGCVTQLLFFLLLGATEFYLLAAISYDCYAAICKPLYYPIIMNRKVCHQFILSSWITGFLIIFPPLVLELKLGFYASKIIDQFLCDTSPILQLSDTDTHIPELMAFVLVVVTLIVTLLLVVLSYTYILKTILKFPSVQVPTKAFSTCYSHMVVGSITYGSCIFTYMKSSAKKSVTLTKVVAVLSTSVGPLLNPFIYTLRNQQVKEALKDVLHRFCYFQNNEQKCRYQ